A portion of the Deinococcus peraridilitoris DSM 19664 genome contains these proteins:
- a CDS encoding RrF2 family transcriptional regulator, with the protein MWISTKAQYGLRALIEIGKRPGEAVPLKDVAEKQDISQHYLEQLAAQLRRSGFIRSVRGAHGGYRLARSPELIQAWDVVVAMEGSLSPVSCLEDEGNCERAGACATEGLWRRVEEAVRDVLGGTTLADLIHENLLIEQSRLVQLETNYLGR; encoded by the coding sequence ATGTGGATTTCGACAAAAGCGCAATACGGCTTGCGGGCGCTGATTGAAATTGGCAAGCGTCCCGGAGAAGCGGTTCCACTCAAGGACGTGGCAGAGAAGCAGGACATCAGCCAGCATTACCTGGAGCAGCTCGCCGCCCAGTTGCGCCGCAGCGGATTCATCCGCTCGGTGCGTGGCGCACACGGCGGGTACCGGCTGGCACGCTCACCCGAGCTGATTCAGGCCTGGGACGTGGTGGTGGCGATGGAAGGCAGTCTCTCACCGGTGTCCTGCCTGGAAGACGAAGGCAACTGCGAGCGCGCGGGCGCCTGCGCTACGGAAGGATTGTGGCGCCGGGTAGAAGAGGCGGTGCGCGACGTCCTGGGAGGCACCACACTCGCCGACCTCATTCACGAAAATTTGCTGATCGAGCAGAGCCGTCTGGTTCAGCTCGAGACAAACTACCTCGGGCGCTGA